A section of the Salinisphaera sp. T31B1 genome encodes:
- a CDS encoding alpha-D-glucose phosphate-specific phosphoglucomutase, whose amino-acid sequence MSVDPRAGGPSPASARVDVSALCAAYVNRRPDPSVAAHQVAFGTTGHRGVAFDHSFNEWHVLAISQAICDYRRHRGIGGPVFVGIDTHALSQPALDTTLAVLAANEVPMRVAAAGQFTPTPAVSHAIVAHNRGPRRGDADGIVITPSHNPPEYGGYKYNPPHGGAAGKAVTDWIQARANTLLASGLQGVRHVPLGRARAMAAADPYDFLGHYVEQLDAVIDFDVIRSAGLRIGVDPMGGAGVHYWQAIAERYGLQLTVTHPEIDAQFGFIPLDWDGRIRMDPSSKYAMRSLIARKDEFDIALACDTDHDRHGIVTPGDGLLDSNHYLCVMIDYLFRHRSRWPATAGIGKTLVSTALIDRVARQLGRSVFEVPAGFKWFADGLADARLGFAGEESAGASFLQRDGCASVTDKDGIAPGLLAAEITARTGRDPGARYRQLTDTLGQPFAKRLQARANTAQKTALARLSSRELDCARLAGEPVTAIVDRAPGNNELIGGIKISTANGWFAARPSGTEDIYKLYAESLRSAEHLEAILTDARHILDRTLAIAPPGQAST is encoded by the coding sequence GTGGCTGCGCATCAAGTGGCCTTCGGTACCACCGGCCATCGGGGTGTGGCGTTCGACCATAGCTTCAACGAGTGGCACGTGCTGGCGATCAGCCAGGCAATCTGCGACTACCGCCGACATCGCGGAATCGGCGGGCCGGTGTTTGTCGGCATCGATACACATGCGCTCTCGCAGCCGGCGCTGGACACCACGCTTGCGGTACTGGCTGCTAACGAGGTGCCCATGCGGGTGGCCGCGGCCGGCCAGTTCACGCCCACCCCGGCGGTCTCCCATGCCATTGTGGCCCACAACCGCGGTCCTCGCCGAGGGGATGCCGATGGCATCGTGATCACCCCGTCACACAACCCGCCGGAGTACGGCGGTTACAAATACAACCCACCTCACGGGGGCGCTGCCGGCAAGGCAGTTACCGACTGGATCCAGGCACGCGCCAATACGTTGCTTGCCTCTGGTCTGCAAGGGGTCAGACACGTCCCGCTCGGACGTGCCCGTGCCATGGCGGCGGCCGATCCATACGATTTTCTCGGCCATTATGTCGAGCAGCTGGACGCCGTCATCGATTTCGACGTGATTCGCAGTGCCGGGCTTCGTATCGGGGTCGATCCCATGGGCGGCGCCGGCGTGCATTACTGGCAGGCCATCGCCGAACGTTACGGCCTGCAGCTGACCGTGACCCACCCCGAGATCGATGCGCAGTTCGGTTTCATCCCGCTGGACTGGGACGGACGTATCCGCATGGATCCGTCGTCGAAATATGCGATGCGATCGTTGATCGCACGCAAGGACGAGTTCGATATCGCACTCGCCTGTGACACCGATCATGACCGGCACGGTATTGTGACTCCGGGCGATGGTCTGCTGGATTCCAACCATTACCTGTGTGTGATGATCGATTATCTGTTCCGTCATCGCTCGCGGTGGCCCGCTACCGCAGGAATCGGCAAAACGCTGGTCAGTACCGCGCTGATCGACCGGGTGGCGCGACAGCTTGGCCGTTCGGTGTTTGAGGTCCCGGCAGGTTTCAAATGGTTTGCGGATGGCCTGGCCGATGCCCGTCTCGGTTTCGCCGGCGAGGAAAGCGCCGGAGCAAGCTTTCTGCAACGTGACGGCTGCGCATCCGTGACCGACAAGGATGGGATCGCCCCCGGTCTCCTGGCCGCAGAGATCACGGCGCGCACTGGACGCGATCCGGGGGCACGGTATCGGCAACTCACCGACACCCTCGGCCAGCCGTTCGCCAAGCGACTCCAGGCACGAGCCAACACCGCCCAGAAAACCGCCCTGGCGAGATTGAGTTCACGCGAGCTCGATTGCGCCCGGCTGGCGGGAGAGCCTGTGACAGCCATTGTGGATCGCGCGCCGGGCAACAACGAGTTGATTGGCGGCATCAAGATCAGCACGGCAAACGGCTGGTTTGCTGCACGCCCGTCAGGCACCGAAGATATCTACAAGCTCTACGCAGAAAGCCTGCGCAGCGCCGAACATCTCGAGGCGATTCTGACCGATGCTCGGCACATTCTCGACCGGACCCTCGCCATCGCTCCTCCGGGGCAGGCATCGACGTGA
- the ccmA gene encoding cytochrome c biogenesis heme-transporting ATPase CcmA, producing the protein MATSRLIIENLACGRGEKALFTGLDAVLNRGMAARVLGDNGIGKTTLLRTVAGLHRPIDGRVRWQGVATGDEPAPLREDLCFIGHENGLNGALTPVENLDVLMRLAGRRVSTDTIRRTLAELGLKRLAHRPCERLSAGQRRRVSLTRLWLTQAPLWLLDEPASALDADARTTLCERMADHVQAGGILLFTTHEALALPGVDVAAIELGSC; encoded by the coding sequence ATGGCGACGTCTCGTCTGATTATCGAAAATCTGGCCTGCGGACGGGGCGAAAAAGCGCTTTTCACCGGTCTGGATGCCGTGCTCAATCGCGGCATGGCGGCACGCGTGCTCGGTGACAACGGCATCGGCAAGACCACGTTGTTGCGCACGGTGGCCGGTCTGCACCGACCGATCGACGGCCGGGTGCGTTGGCAGGGTGTGGCGACCGGCGACGAGCCGGCCCCTTTGCGCGAGGACCTGTGTTTTATTGGCCATGAGAACGGGCTCAACGGGGCGCTTACTCCGGTCGAGAATCTGGACGTGCTCATGCGGCTTGCCGGGCGCCGCGTGAGTACCGACACGATTCGTCGCACGCTTGCCGAACTCGGTCTCAAGCGGTTGGCGCATCGGCCCTGCGAGCGGCTGTCGGCCGGCCAGCGTCGGCGGGTGTCGCTGACGCGCTTGTGGCTCACACAGGCGCCACTCTGGCTGCTCGACGAACCCGCCTCGGCGCTCGACGCCGACGCCCGGACGACGCTGTGCGAGCGCATGGCCGACCATGTGCAGGCCGGCGGCATACTGCTGTTCACCACTCACGAAGCGCTGGCCCTGCCGGGCGTGGATGTCGCCGCGATCGAGCTCGGTTCATGCTAG
- the ccmB gene encoding heme exporter protein CcmB, producing the protein MLGVFWAVLRRDLQLAFRQRGVLVHHLLFFILVVALFPLGTQADSTVLVSVSPALIWMSVLLAALLSLQRLFRPDFEDGTLEQYLLSPEPLAVIALAKVAAYWLASGLVFVIASPLLVLLLGVPAAAVPVIMASLLLGTPTLGLVGAIGTALTLSLPRAGLLLSLLIFPLYVPVLIFGAGAMQAAIAGLPYAGPLYLLGALLALGISTAPWAIAAALRISLE; encoded by the coding sequence ATGCTAGGCGTTTTCTGGGCCGTATTGCGCCGGGATCTGCAGTTGGCCTTCCGCCAGCGCGGCGTGCTCGTTCATCATCTGCTGTTTTTCATCCTGGTGGTCGCACTGTTTCCCCTGGGTACACAGGCGGACTCGACGGTGCTCGTTTCGGTTTCGCCGGCGCTTATCTGGATGTCGGTGCTCCTGGCCGCGCTGTTATCGCTCCAGCGTCTGTTTCGGCCGGACTTCGAGGACGGCACCCTCGAGCAGTATCTGCTTTCGCCGGAACCGTTGGCCGTGATTGCGCTGGCCAAGGTGGCGGCCTACTGGCTGGCCAGTGGATTGGTGTTCGTGATCGCCTCGCCGCTGCTTGTGCTGCTGCTGGGCGTGCCCGCGGCCGCGGTTCCCGTTATCATGGCCAGCCTGCTACTCGGCACGCCCACGCTGGGGCTGGTGGGCGCGATCGGCACGGCACTCACGCTGAGTCTGCCCAGGGCGGGGCTGCTGTTGAGCCTGCTGATCTTTCCGCTGTACGTGCCGGTGCTAATCTTCGGCGCCGGTGCGATGCAGGCCGCGATCGCCGGGCTGCCGTATGCGGGCCCGCTGTATCTGTTGGGTGCATTGCTGGCATTGGGTATCAGCACCGCACCCTGGGCGATTGCGGCGGCGTTGCGAATAAGCCTGGAATAA
- a CDS encoding heme ABC transporter permease, with the protein MRWLHTFGSLPYFYRVSRPIAWALAVPGLLLAGYGIYAGLVLAPTDYQQGDAFRILYIHVPSAWLSLFGYTSMAVAGFIALVWRLKLAEIYLIAAAPVGASFTFLALVTGSIWGKPMWGTWWVWDARLTSELILLFLYLGVIALHNAIESPRTAARACALLAVVGVINVPIIHYSVEWWNTLHQGPTVTRFGKPAMEMDMLVPLLSAALGFTLMFGWLTLWGMRVQLLWRERRSRWVGRMIGSAYDA; encoded by the coding sequence ATGCGCTGGCTGCATACCTTCGGGTCCCTGCCGTACTTCTATCGGGTAAGTCGTCCGATCGCCTGGGCGCTGGCCGTGCCCGGTCTGCTGCTGGCCGGCTACGGGATCTATGCAGGGCTGGTGCTCGCCCCGACCGACTATCAGCAGGGTGATGCGTTTCGTATCCTGTATATCCACGTGCCCAGCGCGTGGCTGTCATTATTCGGTTACACGAGCATGGCCGTGGCGGGCTTCATCGCGCTGGTCTGGCGGCTCAAGCTGGCCGAGATCTATCTGATCGCCGCCGCGCCCGTGGGCGCGAGCTTCACGTTTCTGGCCCTGGTGACGGGCTCGATCTGGGGCAAGCCGATGTGGGGAACCTGGTGGGTGTGGGACGCCCGGCTCACCTCGGAGTTGATCCTGCTGTTCCTGTATCTGGGCGTGATCGCACTGCATAACGCGATCGAATCGCCGCGGACCGCTGCACGTGCATGTGCGCTGCTGGCGGTGGTGGGCGTGATCAACGTGCCGATTATTCATTACTCGGTAGAGTGGTGGAACACCCTGCATCAGGGTCCGACGGTGACCCGTTTCGGCAAGCCGGCCATGGAGATGGACATGCTCGTGCCGCTGTTGTCGGCAGCCCTCGGTTTTACCCTGATGTTCGGCTGGCTGACGCTCTGGGGCATGCGCGTGCAACTGCTCTGGCGTGAGCGCCGTAGTCGCTGGGTCGGGCGCATGATCGGGAGCGCCTACGATGCATGA
- the ccmD gene encoding heme exporter protein CcmD → MHDSWQQFWAMGGYAAFVWSSYGIAAVVLIGNILAPVIAHRRLVRRIRNEEFDD, encoded by the coding sequence ATGCATGACAGCTGGCAGCAATTCTGGGCCATGGGCGGTTATGCAGCGTTCGTGTGGAGCAGCTACGGTATCGCCGCCGTGGTGTTGATAGGCAATATTCTGGCCCCCGTGATCGCGCATCGCCGCCTGGTGCGCCGTATTCGCAACGAGGAATTCGATGACTAG
- the ccmE gene encoding cytochrome c maturation protein CcmE, with translation MTRTRRRRLMLVGGLFVGLAAAVALALTAFSQNLLYFYQPSEIVAGKVPPDTRFRIGGLVENGSVQRNHSDLIVRFKLADCEASVPVQFKGTLPDLFREGQGIVAYGKLDGRGAFVADEVLAKHDENYMSPDVAEAMKDKQGVSCMPTNMKPDMQAAR, from the coding sequence ATGACTAGAACCCGACGTCGTCGTCTGATGCTGGTGGGAGGGCTGTTCGTCGGCCTGGCCGCCGCCGTGGCGCTGGCCCTGACGGCTTTCAGCCAGAACCTGCTGTATTTCTACCAGCCGAGCGAGATCGTTGCCGGCAAGGTGCCGCCGGACACGCGTTTTCGTATCGGCGGTCTGGTGGAGAACGGTTCCGTACAGCGCAACCACAGCGACTTGATCGTGCGTTTCAAGCTGGCCGACTGCGAAGCCAGCGTGCCCGTACAGTTCAAGGGCACGCTCCCGGATCTGTTTCGCGAGGGGCAGGGCATCGTCGCCTACGGCAAGCTAGACGGTCGCGGGGCGTTCGTGGCTGACGAAGTGCTGGCCAAGCACGATGAGAACTACATGTCGCCGGATGTGGCCGAAGCCATGAAGGACAAGCAGGGGGTCAGTTGCATGCCGACCAATATGAAGCCGGATATGCAGGCCGCCCGATGA